The genomic segment TCAACGATTGGACCAACAAATGTCTCCCAAATTTTATCTTTAGACCAGTTGAAGCAACTTCAAAAACAATTGCTTTTGATTGCAACCTTTTATGGCTATCCTGTCGATGTAGAGTTTTGTTTCAGCAAAGATTCCTTATTTTTCTTGCAAGCTCGTCCGATTACAACCATCCGTCGAAAAATCAATGAAGGCAATTGGACCACTACGAATTTTCGTGATGGCGGTGTCGCTGCGCAGCCTTGTCCAGGATTGATGTGGAGTTTATACCGCGAATCATGGCAAACAACGTTAGAAAAATTTCTGATTCAAAATAAGTTATACGATTCAACAAACATCAAGCAGCTTTCCATCAATCATTTTGCAAGACCTTATTGGAATATTGGTGTTGTCAAAGAAGCCATGTCACGAATACCTGGCTACATTGAACGCGAATTTGACGATGAGCTTGGCGTTTATAAAAATTATCAAGGAGACGGCTACAAAAGCAAGCTGACAGTTAAGACAATCAGCCATTTACTAACTGTGGCGACTCGCATCACTAAAACGACTCAGCAGCAGCGTCAAACGGCAGCACAGCAACACAAACAACTATTAGAGACTTATCAATCAATCGATAAAAAAATCCAATCGCTGTCTTCCATAACAGATCAGCAAGACATTGAAATGTTATGGGAGTCCGTCATCAATGATGCTTATTTGCAAAGTGAACAGACTTATTTTTGGCAAGTATTTGTCAACACGGTACAGCTTTCCATGAAAAAAACGGCATTATTGAAAAAATTGCCATTAGAGACCTTTTTCCAGCTCATCTCAAAACTAGGAGAAGTCTCACATGTCCAACCGCTACGTGATTTGTATGAAATCGTTGAAATCATCGTTACAAACGATAAATATAAGCAGGAATGGATGACGAACAATCCATTAGAAATCAATACGTTATTAAACGAACAACCCAATCGACTAGATGCACAACGGATCCAAGCTTTTCAAGAAACATTTGGCTATCATTCAAACCGCGAACTGAATCTATTGGTGCCAAGTTATAGTGAAGACCAACAGCTAGTGGTTGATTTACTGAAAGAATATGTGGATCATCCAGAGAAACTCACGACAGTTCAACACGCCTTCTCCCAAACGTTGACAGATAAACAAATGGAAAAACTGATAGAGCCCTATGTCTCTAAATGGCAACGGATTAAATTAATGAAGGATATCAAGATGCTGCGCGAATTATTGTGGTGGCGTGAGGAGTTTAAAGATGTATCAACTCGTTTTTACCATTTGATCCGTCAAATCACTTTGAAATTAGGGGAAAGGTATTCCAAACTAGGGTATATTGATAATATGGAAGACCTCTTCTATCTTGAGAAAGAAACGATACACTCTTTTATCACTAACCAAGTCTCTCAAGAAAGTCTCAAGAAATCTGTGCAGGACAATCGCATCTATTGTCAGGCTTATCGCCATTTTGTTCCTCCAGGAGATTTAATGGAGACAAGTGTTTCCGCAGAGGTAGAGAATCTTTTGGCAAATAAACCATCCAGTTTAGCTGGAATCGGTGCGAATGACGGGATTGTTTCTGGAAAAATAAGAATTCTGCTAGATCCTAAAGACATCAACCAGTTGGAGGCTGGCGAAATCTTGGTGACTCGCTTTACGGATACAGGATGGAGTCACGCTTTTGGTTCCATTAAGGGGCTGATTACAGAAACTGGCGGTGTTTTATGCCATGCCTCAATTGTTGCCAGAGAATTTGGTATTCCAACAATCGTTTGTGCAACACAAGCTACAGAGAAGTTAAAAACAGGTATGAATGTTACAATGAATGGAACAACGGGTGAAATTACAATTCAAAAAAGTGGGTGCTAAAGATGTTTATTGGAGAATATGGAAAGTTTGTCTATTTAACCTATTTTGGGACCGCCCTGTCGTTAGTAGCAATGCATTTCATTATTCAAGGCGAGATGATTTGGGCGATGAGCTGCTTTATTGTGAGCGGGCTCTGCGATTTATTTGATGGCATGGTTGCGCGTTCCTTTGATAGAACAAAAGCGCAAGAACAATTTGGTGTAGAGATCGATACTTTATGCGATATGATCAGTTTTGCGGCGTTACCTGCAGTTTTATTGATTTCACAAGGTCGCTTCCCTTTAGTGAACATTTTTTTAGCCATTATTTATGTCATCGCTGCTGTTACAAGACTGGCTTATTTCAATCGTGAAACGAAGGACAATCTGGCAGAAAGAGCGACTTATTTTCGGGGAGTTCCGGTTACCTATGGTGCACTTGTTTTTCCGGTCGGTTATTTGGTAAGTGAATGGTTTTCAAGTGGAAGTTTTCAATATGTTCTTCTACTGCTTGCTCCTATATTGGCTTTTCTATTCATCTGGGATATTAAGATTCCTAAACCCAATCGAGTGATGTATCTCTTTTTCTTAGGACTGGCGCTCGTGACTTTATTCGGATTATGGAGATTATAGTATGGTAAAGGTCTATCAGCGTGAAACGAAATCAATCATTGAACCTAAGGAATATCAAGCAGCATGGCTAAAACGATTGTATCAAACAAAGTTGGGAAACGTTTTGCTTTCCATGGTTACTTCTCCATTATTTTCAATCGTGTGGACAGCTATTGACCACACACGACTTTCTAAAAATAAAATCGCTCCGTTTGTCAAAGAATATGACATCAACTTAAGCGATTACGAATCAAAAAACTACCAGTCTTTTGCAAAATTCTTTATCCGAAAATTAAAAGCGGCTAACATTCACGTAAGTCCGTCTAATCGCGTTTGCGCTGTTGCGCAAGCGAAACTATTAACTGTTCCCATTCATAGTGATCAGACCTTTACCGTCAAAGGACAGAACTATCGTTTAGAAGATATCCTTCAAGACCGTTCTTCAGCTGATTATTACGAGGGTGGCACACTATTTATTTACCGATTAGCAGTCGATGATTACCATCGTTATCTGGCTAGTGAAACAGGCTCGGTTATTCATCGTCGCAAAATCCACGGAAAATTACATACAGTCAGAGAAATCGCCCAACAACACTTTCAATTATTCAAAGAAAATAAAAGAGAATATTGTCTACTTGAAACAAAGAATTTAGGGATGATCATGCAGATGGAAGTTGGAGCGCTTTTGGTTGGAAAGATTTATAATCAACCATTCGATAGTTATCAGCGAGGTAAAGAAAAAGGCTGGTTTAGCCTAGGTGGGTCCACTATACTGGTGGCTTATCCAAAGGGAACAGTAACCGTTGATCAAGATATTGATTATTATTCTAATCTAAATATAGAAACTCAAGTCAACATAGGGGAAGGAATTGGTCTGAAAACATGCTAAAGAGATTATTAACTTACTATAAAGAAATGTACCCACTGATTCCGCGATTCCTATTAGCAATCATCTACTTTTTTGAAATCTACTTTATCTTACTCCTCAACGTAGGAAAGTCAGATTTTTCAATAGGAATACAAGAATGGACCGGAGTTTGGACAATATTTACATTTTTGATGGCGCTTAGGATCGCAGATGATTTTAAAGACTACGAACACGATCAACGACTATTTCCTGATCGAGCACTGCCTTCTGGTAGAGTTAAGAAACGTGATTTAGCTATTGCTTTAGCTGTCATGGTCACGATCACTGTTGTGCTCAATGTCATCTTTATGAATAATATAGGCTGGTTTCTCTTTTTATTCATCTATGGAACCTTGATGTCGCTGTGGTTTTTCAGCAAAGCTAAAATTCAAAAATCATTGCCTTTAGCACTTGTTACCCATAATCCTGTGATGATGGTCATGAATATCTATATCATCACATTCGTTTGTTACAAATATCAATTGCCATTGCTATCCCTACCTACTGTTTTGCTGGCATTTACGATGTATTTCCCAAGCTTGATATGGGAAATCAGCCGTAAAATAAGAGCACCCAAAGACGAGACAGAATATGTGACATATTCCCAACTCTTCACTTATCAAAAAGCCACACGTTTCGTTCAAGTGCTGACGATTATTGATATTTTAACGAATTTTATTTTATTATGGAATATTTCAAAAATCGGCGTCGTTGTTCTATTGGCAAATGTCATCTGGATGACGATTCAATTTCAACAATTCATTCATGATCCGACACGTTTCAATATCAAAAATCGAGTGGAACGTTATACCTACATTACGGAAACCACGATGGTTCTTTCGGTTACAGCACATCTATTTATACAGGGGTTTGTCCGATGAAACAACTCACTAACTTTCACCGTCGATCAGTAGGTTCAAAAGCAGCTAATTTGCATCTCATGAAAGAGCAGGGCCTCGTCGTTCCTCCTTTTTCCGTTTTTTCATTTGATTTTTTTGATCAAACAGATGTACTTACCTTCTTGCAAGAACAGCAAGAAGCATACCATACAGGAAACGATACATTGAATGCATTAAGTCAACGATTGCAACAGGAATTTAAGGCGAAATTTTTGCAGGAAGATTTTACAGCTATCCATGATTTTAGCAGACACGCATCTGGCAAGCATACCTACTCTGTGCGATCTTCAGCAAATGTTGAAGACGATGCCTCTGCCTCATTTGCTGGACAATTTTCTACGCGTTTGTTTGTTGAAGTAGATGATTTAGTTGAGGCTGTAGAGGAAACTCTTTTGTCGTTGTACCAGCCCTCTGCATTGAGTTACTACTTTGAAAATGGCATCTCGTTAGAAGCTGTTAAATTATACGTCATTCTTCAAGACATGATTTCAGGAGATTTATCTGGGGTCTATTTTACCGCGAATCCTCAAGGGTTATTGAACGAACAGTTAATTGTTGTCGGCGTTGGCGTTGGTAGCGGGATCGTTGAAGATAAAGTAGATACAACCATGGTTACGATCCATTCTGATGATCAATTATCTTACTTTGAAACTTCTGGTACTTCTCCAATCTTAACAGAAAAACAACAAGTCGAGTTAGAAGATATGGCGGAGAAAGTAACGGACATCTTTGGTCCGCGAATGGATATTGAATTTACTTTTTTGAATGACCAACTGTACGTTTTACAGGCACGTCCTATTACAAAATTGCCTGCAGAACCGGTCACCATTTTAGATAATAGCAATATCGTGGAAAGTTATCCCGGAACAACGACTCCTTTGACATTCAGTTTCATTCAAGAAGCTTATGGGAGTATTTTTAGAGGTTTGGCCAAGCGTATGCTGAAAAATGATACACAGACACTTCAATCATTTGAGCCTACTTTTCAAAATATGATTGCTCAAGTAAACAGCCGTGTATACTATCAAATCAATAATTGGTACAAATTACTTCATCTTCTGCCCTTTTCTAAGCAGATCATCCCTATTTGGCAAGATATGTTAGGTGTTCAAGCCACCGATATCTCTGCAATTACAGTAAAAATCAGTCGCTCAACTCGACTGAAAATCATGGGACGCATCATTAAGAGTTTCATCCAAGCGCCTCGTTCAATGAAACAACTCGATTCGGATTTTGAAGCGATTTCTGAACATTTCAATCAAACGTATACGCGAGAGGCTTCATTTGAAGAACTTCATCAATTATTTGAGCAGATCAAACGACAAGTATTGGAACAATGGGATGTCACTTTGATCAATGATCTCTATGCGTTTGTTTATACTGGGCTGTTAAAAAAAGTCTGTCCGCCTGAAGAAGTTCAAGAGGAAATAGCCGGGATCGAACAAATTGAAAGTATGAAGCCAGTGTTTGAACTGAATAAAATCATTTATACCATTCAGGAAGAACAACATAGCGACTATCGAAAAATAATTGAAAGCATTTCTTCGGAACTTGCAGCTGATTTTATTGAGACAGATTTGCATCCAATCACACAAGATATCCGACGTTTCATTCAACAATTTGGAGATCGAGCTCCAGAAGAATTAAAATTAGAGACGGCAACCTTTCGTAGTCATCCTTTTTCATTAATTCAACTGATCCAACAGCAATTGGAATTGCCGCAAACAGCGATGCGTACCGAATCTAAAGCAACGGCAACAAACAAATCACGGAATCCATTGGTGAATGGGCTGAAGAAACGCGCTATGACAGGGATCAAATACAGAGAAAGTTCTCGCTTGAATCGTACGCGAATTTACGGAATGATGCGACTCATCTTTATCACTATGGGCGAGCAGTTGGTAAAAGAAAACCGTCTTGAGCAATCAGAGGATGTGTTTTATTTAACGATGACTGAACTTTTCGATTTGGCTAGCCATAGAGATCTTTCAAATATGCAAACAGAGATACAAAAACGGAAGCATAAACGATTAGTAGATCAGCAATTACCTGCATTCAGCCGGTTGATCTATGCTGGAAGTATTTTCGAAAAATATCCACAAACGATCAATCAGCAGCAGACAGTCTCGACCAACCAGCAGGACTTCCAAGGAATCGGTTGTTCAAAAGGCATAGTTCGAGGGCAAGTTTTAGTTGTCGAAGATATTCAAGCCGTTAATGTTCAGCAATCCTATAATAAAATTATCGTCACAAAAATGACGGATCCAGGATGGGTGTATTTACTGACCCAAGCAAAAGGGATCATTGCGGAAAAAGGCTCGTTATTATCTCATACAGCAATCATCTCTCGCGAATTAGGTATTCCTTCTGTCGTCAATGTCCAACAAGCCACACAACAACTAACGACTGGAGAATGGATTGAAATAAACGGACAGACCGGCCTGATCAAACGTTTGGAGGATGAAAATGATTACTCATAATTCTTTAAAAATCATTCCAGTGTTTTCAGGTGAAAAATCAGAAACCGATTTCCTGCAATTCCCACAACGAATTTATAAAAAAGAGGAATTGATGCAATCCGTCTCAGAGGAACAAGCACAGATCAGTGGACAGCATCCGTTGAGTCCAACCTATACTTTCCAAGCATTCAATGGTTACCAAGAGGGTCAAATGGTAATTCGCGGGGCTCTAATAAAACCGCATCACTTGGAAGACTATTACTTAGGGTATTTTGAAGCAGTAGATGATGTAACCGTCATGATTCAGTTTATCCAAACACTGAGTGAAAAAGTACGAGACAAAAATGTGCAGCGCATCATTGGTCCTGTTCAAGGAAGTTTCTGGCTAGGCTATCGAATGAAAGTTAAAGGATTTGAACGAGCGCCATTTACGAGTGAACCGCACAATCCATCGTATTATCCGAAGTTATGGCAAGCGGCCGGTTTTAAAGAGGTCGAACACTACACGTCAAATTTTTATCGTTCGATTCCACCTCAATATGAATCAAAAAAACTAGCCAAACGTTATCAATTATTTGTGGAAAAAGGTTATCGTTTTGTTTCTCCTAAACCAGAAGATTGGCCAACCGTTTCGCTTGAAGTCTTTGAACTTTTAAGAGTACTCTACAAAGACTTTCCATTGTATCAAGAGGTTACAGCTGAACAGTTTAGTCAAATTTTTGCCGATTTAAAACAAGTGATCGATTTTTCTATGGTGAAGTTGGCCTACAAAGATCAGCAGCTTGTTGGCTTTTTGATTACTTTGCCGGATCATGGCAATTTGATTTATCAAAAAATGAATCTGCTAAATCTAGCGAAAATTATTTATAAAAAATGGCGTGCTAAACGTTATGTCATTCTGTATTTAGGTGTAGACTCTAAGCATCTGGGTTTGGGATTGGCGATGTCCTATCCGGTTTTCAAACAGGTAAAACAACGCAAAGCAGAAGTAGTTGCTGCATTGATCCATGAAAATACGGTAACAAACCGATATGTGACAGAGATGCAGGAAGATTCTCATGCTTACAGCTTATGGATGCTGGAATTAAAGTAAACAAAGCTGGGGCGAAATTTAGAAAAATCAAACGATCTCACCAATCATATGATGTGCTTTACTGCATAAAAAGACCCCAAAAGCTAAGCTTTTGGGGTCTTTGGCTTAATTATTTTAAATTACGGACAGCTTCTTCAACAGCTGTATTACCAGATAGAACTTCAAATTCTTGTTTGATCGTGTTGTCATTATGAAGTACCGAAATCAACGTTTTAGCTATATCTTGGCGTGGAACTTCATTAATGTCTTGTCCCATACCAACTTTTATTTGATTAGTACCAGGTTCATCAACTAGTATACCAGGATGCACAATCGTCCAATCTAGATCTGTACGATTTTTTAACCATTCATCCGCATAGTTTTTTGCGATGGTGTAAATTTGTAAATCCTGTTCTTGAGACATGGCTTCACGTCCAGTACGGAATGTGCTGACCATAACAAAACGTTTAACGCCAGCTTGTTCTGCAGCCGTCATTGCTTTAATGGCTCCATCTAAGTCAATCAAAATGGTTTTGTCCAAACCACTTCCACCAGCTCCAGCACTGAAGATAACTGCATCGACATTTTTCATAGCGTCTGCCAATTCATCTACTGAATTTTTAACAAGATCTAAGAGAACCGTTTCAATTCCTCGTTCTTCGAAGAAACTAACTTGTTCAGCCTTACGGATCATTGCGATTTCTTCAATAGCAGAATCCTCTTTTGTAAAATCTGCAAAATGACGAGCTACTTTCCCATTGGCACCTACAACTAGTACTTTCATTTAAAAACTCCTTTCAATAAATAATTCAGCTTACATTTAGTATAACGCATATCACTTACTTTTTGTTGTATTGTGAACTAAACACAGGCATGACCTGATCGTCACCATAAGTTTCGATAAGCGGCAACTCATTTAACGTATTAATATCCTCTTCAGAGATTGTAAAGTCGATATCGGCATTCGATTTCATATGATCCTTACTAGTCGTTTTAGGTAAAGCAACTGTGCCTAATTGTAAGACATAGCGAATACTTAATTGAGCAGGTGAAGCCTTATACTTTTCAGCCATCTCTTTAACAACTGGATGATCAAGAATAGCTCCGTGAGCAATTGGTGAGTAAGCTTCGACAATGATGTCTTGGCTTTGACAATACTTAATGACGTCGGTTGGAACATTCGTAATGTGTGCAAGAACTTGGTTTACCATTGGTTTGACTTTTCCGTTATTGATCAAGTTTTCCAAGTCTGCTTGCTCAAAATTAGACACACCGATTGCGCGTAATTTGCCTGCTTCATACGCTTCTTCTAAAGCACGCCATGCTTCCAAATTCCCTTCGAAGTAATGGTTGCCATCACGGAAATTTGCCCAAGGCTGCGGACTATGAATAATCATTAAGTCGATATAATCCACATTTAAAAGTTCAAGTGATTTCTCAATTGCTTTAACCGCTTCCTCATAATTTTTGATATCGCCTTCGAGTTTCGTAGTGACAAAAATATCTTCACGGTTAACACCTGACTCTTTAAGACCATGACCTACACCTTCTTCATTTAGGTAAGCTTCAGCTGTGTCAATATGACGGTAACCTGAATCAAGGGCATCTTTTACAACTTGAACAACTGCTTCATTATCTATCATCCAAGTTCCTAAACCTAATTTAGGAATTTCAACTCCATTTGCTAATGTATACGTTTCGTTTACTACCATTTTCAGTTCCTTCTTTCTATCTCTTTTTATTTTTCAACAGATTAATGAAAGACGATTTCTTTAGTGATTTTCGCAGGTGTACCCGCAACAATCACATTGTCTGGTACATCTTTAGTGACTGTAGCATCTGCTGCAACAATAACATTTTTACCAATTGTTACGCCAGGCAGAACGGTTACGTTTGCTCCGATCCAAGCATTCTTTTTGATTCGAATCGAATCCACGATGATTCCTCTTCTTTTTGCTGGATCCACTAAATGGTTCACTGTGAGCAAACGCGCGCCAGGTCCAATCAAGACATCATCTTCAAGATAAATACCGCCTAAATCAACAAATGTGACGTTTTGATTGATAAAAATATTTTTCCCAAATGAAATGTGTTTTCCAAAGTCTGTGTAAAAAGGCAACGATACAGTAACCGAAGAATCAATCGATTCCCCCGTAATTTTTTCAAGAGAAGTTCGAACCTCTGCGGTAGTATGGTAACCGGTATTCAATTCCATGACTAACCTTTCGTTTCCTGCCTTCTGCTCATGTATTTCTTCAAAATAAGAGGATCCTTTCACTATTTCTTTCCTAATAATTCGGCTTAATAAGTCTTTCATAGCTCTTCACCACCTATATCGTTATTTCTTGTTAAACCTATAATACTAAGATAAACTGAATCTGACTAATACTTATATAGCATACGCAGCTATGCTTTTTAACTATACATAGGAGGGATACATATTGGATTTTCGTGTATTAAATTATTTTTTGACGGTGGCTCAAGAAAAAACAATTAGTAAAGCAGCAGAATCCTTACATCTGTCTCAACCGACCTTATCTAAGCAACTAAAAGAACTAGAAGAAGAATTAGGCGTTCAATTGTTTACTCGCGGAAACCGCGAAATCACCTTAACTGAAGATGGGCACTATTTGGTGAACCGTGGTAAAGAGATCCTTTCATTAGTCGATACCACAATGACAAACTTATCGAGTAACGAAACGATCAGTGGGGAAATCGTCATTGGCGGTGGCGAAACCAAAGCCATGCAATTTATAGCTGAAAGTGTACGTGTCTTAACTGAAGAATATCCTGATGTAAAGATCCATTTATATAGTGGAAATGCAGACGATGTTTCTGAGAAATTGGACAAGGGGATCTTGGATTTTGGGATCGTCATCGATCCAGTAGAAAAGAAAAAATACGATTACTTAAGACTGCCTAGAACTGATCAATGGGGCATTTTATTCCACAAAGACCATCCTTATGCAAAAAAGAAAGCTATCTTACCTGAAGATCTAAAGTCTCTTTCGCTCTTTGTTTCAAGCCAATCTTTAGTTGATGATCAAATCGGTGAATGGCTAGGGAAAAATCTCGACAGTCAACAAATCATCGGCACCTATAACCTTTTGTATAATGCCTCGATCATGATAAAAGAAGGTATAGGTTGCGCACTATGTATTGATGGGATCATAAACACTCAAGGAACAGATTTAACATTTGTTCCACTAAAACCCAATTTAGAGGCTAGCTTAAATATAATATGGAAAAAGAATGCTATTCTTTCAAAAGCAGCAGCTGTATTCATAAAAACGATTCAAACTTCTATCCGTTTGTAGCAGCCTTCCAATATACTATCGTCATTCTATTACCCATTCCTAATTAGAAAGGATCTACTCAAAAATGGAAATCGAAAATGCGCTTACTATTACGAACAGACAAGACTTAAGAAATTGGCTTGCGGTACACTCATCTACAGAAAGCTTTTGTTGGGTAGTTATCAATAAGACTGAAACCTCAGAAGTTGTTCAGTATCTAGACATCGTTGAAGAAGCTTTATGTTTTGGTTGGATCGATGGCATCAAGAAAAAAATCTCCGAGAAGGAATCTGCTCAACGGATTTCTCCAAGAAGGAAAAAAAGCAACTGGACAGAATTAAATAAAGAGCGTGTAAGAAGATTAGAAAAACTGGGTTTAATGACAGAAGCAGGCTTGAAAGTTCTTCCGGATATGCGTCCTGAATCATTTATCATCGATCAAGTGATTGAAACTCGTTTAAAAGAAGATGACCAAGTTTATCAGAATTTTCTTAGCTTCCCTGAACTCTACAGAAGAATCAGAATCGACAACATTCAAGGCTATAAAAATGATCCAGAACTTTTTAATAGACGATTGGATAAATTTATTGAAAGTACCAGAGCAAATAAACTTTATGGACAGTGGCATGACAATGGTCGGCTGCTCAATTATTGATAAAATAAAAAAACGCAGACAATAAAATCATCTGCGTTTTTTAGATGATTGCCATTTTTATGTTTAACGAACAGATAAACAGTGTTAACTTGGTTTGGATAATATACGTACTCGTTTAACAGAAGGAATATCCTGAATTTTTTTTGCAACAGGTTCTATTCGGTCAAAACTTTCTTCTAAATCAATCAGCATATAGTCGTATCCATCTTTTCCATTACTGGTCATGTTTCCAATTTTAAGGTTTTCTTGGTCCAAATAGTTCATGATTTTGGACCATGCTTTTCTAGTTTTTTGATAAAAAATGGTAAGACGGTATGGGGACTGAAACACAAGACGAGTAGCTGGAAAGTTGACGGATTCTCTAACCGTTCCAAATAATAAAAAATTACGCAATGCTCTTACAGCGAGTCGGTCTCCACCCTTTAGAGCTTCCTGAGTAGTTCCACCAATATGGGGAAGCATTAAAATATTCGGGTGTCCAAGGTATTCTTCTTGAGGGAAATCAGTAATGTAACCGGCTATGATTTCATCCTGCAGGACTTTCAATATTCCTGTACTGTTCACGATCGGATCACGTCCAAAATTGAGCAAATAGGCTCCTTTTTTCATTTGACCCAATTTTTCTTCCGTTAGTAAATCTCTGGTTTCATTAGTCAACGGCAGAACAACGACGACAAAATCTGAAAGATGAAGCAATTCATCTAAATCGACTTGATTTACATAATCAATATCATGTTCCCGTCTAGCGTAGCCCAATACTTCCATTCCTAAATCATAACAGCTTCTAGCAATTTGGGTGCCGATAGCCCCCATTCCTAGTAAGCCAATTGTTTTTCCTTGAAGTTCTTGCCCAACGTAGTCTGAGCGTTTGGATTCTGCTTGTCCAAGTATATCCGGACCTTTAAGTGTGCGAACCATTTCCGCTGCTGTCGCAACAGGACGTACCGTTAAAAAGAGGCAAGCCAAAACCAATTCTTTAACTGCATTTGCATTGACCCCTGGCGTGTTCAAAACAGCTGTTCCATTTTCAGTAGCAGCTTCTAGATTGATTGTATTGACACCGACACCTGATCGAGAAATAACCAATAGTTCTTCTGTGATCGCTTCATCAGGAACGTTGGAACTTCGAACTAAGATTCCTTCATTCTCTTTCTCTTGGCTAATTTCAAAGTTTGGTTGCTGCAATCTAGCGATAAGTCCATCAGGAATTGAATCAATCAGTCGTAACTTATACATATAGCTCTGCCCCGTTTCTTCTACTGTCTCGTTCTCGTAGTCATGCAATGAATCATATTTTGAATTGTTGCTTTTTATTTTATCATTCGATACACTAAAAGAAAAGATGGAGAGGTTTGAGGCTATGCATATTGAACCAACAAAACTATACCCAGATCGTCCTGTCATTGGAAAAGACAGTCAAATCAAAGACACCCTCTTTGGTGAATATAACGAAATTGGCAAACAAAATGCGGTTGATCACTCAGAATTCGGCAGCTATACGTATACTGGAGATTATTGCTTCATCCAAAATTCAAAATTAGGCCGTTTTAACAGTATTGCCGATATGGTTCGAATTGGTCCCACAAATCATCCTTATGAACGTCCTTCTCAACATATATTTGCCTACAATGGTAGCGGCTATGGTTTCCCTGAAAATGATACAGATTTCTTGGGAAAAAGACGGGAGAACTATACAACTATTGGTAATGATGTCTGGATCGGCCATGGCGTGATCATTCAGTCTGGTGTTACTGTGGGAGATGGAGTGGTCATTGGAAGCGGCGCTGTCGTGACTAAAGATATACCACCCTATACTATTGTTGGGGGAGTACCGGCAAAACACATAAAAGATCGTTTTCCAGAAGCTATCAAAGAAAAACTTGCTCAAATTGCATGGTGGAATTGGACCCGTCAA from the Carnobacterium inhibens subsp. inhibens DSM 13024 genome contains:
- a CDS encoding phosphoenolpyruvate synthase, which translates into the protein MKQLTNFHRRSVGSKAANLHLMKEQGLVVPPFSVFSFDFFDQTDVLTFLQEQQEAYHTGNDTLNALSQRLQQEFKAKFLQEDFTAIHDFSRHASGKHTYSVRSSANVEDDASASFAGQFSTRLFVEVDDLVEAVEETLLSLYQPSALSYYFENGISLEAVKLYVILQDMISGDLSGVYFTANPQGLLNEQLIVVGVGVGSGIVEDKVDTTMVTIHSDDQLSYFETSGTSPILTEKQQVELEDMAEKVTDIFGPRMDIEFTFLNDQLYVLQARPITKLPAEPVTILDNSNIVESYPGTTTPLTFSFIQEAYGSIFRGLAKRMLKNDTQTLQSFEPTFQNMIAQVNSRVYYQINNWYKLLHLLPFSKQIIPIWQDMLGVQATDISAITVKISRSTRLKIMGRIIKSFIQAPRSMKQLDSDFEAISEHFNQTYTREASFEELHQLFEQIKRQVLEQWDVTLINDLYAFVYTGLLKKVCPPEEVQEEIAGIEQIESMKPVFELNKIIYTIQEEQHSDYRKIIESISSELAADFIETDLHPITQDIRRFIQQFGDRAPEELKLETATFRSHPFSLIQLIQQQLELPQTAMRTESKATATNKSRNPLVNGLKKRAMTGIKYRESSRLNRTRIYGMMRLIFITMGEQLVKENRLEQSEDVFYLTMTELFDLASHRDLSNMQTEIQKRKHKRLVDQQLPAFSRLIYAGSIFEKYPQTINQQQTVSTNQQDFQGIGCSKGIVRGQVLVVEDIQAVNVQQSYNKIIVTKMTDPGWVYLLTQAKGIIAEKGSLLSHTAIISRELGIPSVVNVQQATQQLTTGEWIEINGQTGLIKRLEDENDYS
- a CDS encoding SDR family oxidoreductase, with product MKVLVVGANGKVARHFADFTKEDSAIEEIAMIRKAEQVSFFEERGIETVLLDLVKNSVDELADAMKNVDAVIFSAGAGGSGLDKTILIDLDGAIKAMTAAEQAGVKRFVMVSTFRTGREAMSQEQDLQIYTIAKNYADEWLKNRTDLDWTIVHPGILVDEPGTNQIKVGMGQDINEVPRQDIAKTLISVLHNDNTIKQEFEVLSGNTAVEEAVRNLK
- a CDS encoding aldo/keto reductase; its protein translation is MVVNETYTLANGVEIPKLGLGTWMIDNEAVVQVVKDALDSGYRHIDTAEAYLNEEGVGHGLKESGVNREDIFVTTKLEGDIKNYEEAVKAIEKSLELLNVDYIDLMIIHSPQPWANFRDGNHYFEGNLEAWRALEEAYEAGKLRAIGVSNFEQADLENLINNGKVKPMVNQVLAHITNVPTDVIKYCQSQDIIVEAYSPIAHGAILDHPVVKEMAEKYKASPAQLSIRYVLQLGTVALPKTTSKDHMKSNADIDFTISEEDINTLNELPLIETYGDDQVMPVFSSQYNKK
- a CDS encoding DapH/DapD/GlmU-related protein, giving the protein MKDLLSRIIRKEIVKGSSYFEEIHEQKAGNERLVMELNTGYHTTAEVRTSLEKITGESIDSSVTVSLPFYTDFGKHISFGKNIFINQNVTFVDLGGIYLEDDVLIGPGARLLTVNHLVDPAKRRGIIVDSIRIKKNAWIGANVTVLPGVTIGKNVIVAADATVTKDVPDNVIVAGTPAKITKEIVFH
- a CDS encoding LysR family transcriptional regulator; protein product: MDFRVLNYFLTVAQEKTISKAAESLHLSQPTLSKQLKELEEELGVQLFTRGNREITLTEDGHYLVNRGKEILSLVDTTMTNLSSNETISGEIVIGGGETKAMQFIAESVRVLTEEYPDVKIHLYSGNADDVSEKLDKGILDFGIVIDPVEKKKYDYLRLPRTDQWGILFHKDHPYAKKKAILPEDLKSLSLFVSSQSLVDDQIGEWLGKNLDSQQIIGTYNLLYNASIMIKEGIGCALCIDGIINTQGTDLTFVPLKPNLEASLNIIWKKNAILSKAAAVFIKTIQTSIRL
- a CDS encoding YdeI/OmpD-associated family protein, with amino-acid sequence MEIENALTITNRQDLRNWLAVHSSTESFCWVVINKTETSEVVQYLDIVEEALCFGWIDGIKKKISEKESAQRISPRRKKSNWTELNKERVRRLEKLGLMTEAGLKVLPDMRPESFIIDQVIETRLKEDDQVYQNFLSFPELYRRIRIDNIQGYKNDPELFNRRLDKFIESTRANKLYGQWHDNGRLLNY